In one window of Hymenobacter nivis DNA:
- a CDS encoding transposase: MPRLLTGLQQRLRTHQLSLRDLLADAGYANGPNYALLEAQGVTAWIPVFGHYKPEVAGFVYDQGADQYTCPAGKPLPFQKYATNQDGGWHKLYLAAYRDCQQCPLKATCIPKSQCKKIAKTIYDAAYRRAWQRQQTRRGQRLRRVRQSTVEPVFGNLIHHYGLRRMNVRGLAGAHKTMLLTSVAFNLKKLLRYRHQLHQSAVIALPRPLAAADTRFCLRSRWARKQNLPLRK; encoded by the coding sequence TTGCCCCGATTGCTGACCGGTTTGCAACAGCGCTTGCGCACGCACCAACTTTCCCTACGCGACTTGCTGGCCGACGCCGGCTACGCCAACGGCCCGAACTACGCCTTGTTAGAAGCCCAGGGCGTGACGGCCTGGATTCCGGTCTTCGGTCACTACAAACCCGAAGTCGCGGGCTTTGTCTACGACCAGGGTGCCGACCAGTACACCTGCCCGGCGGGTAAGCCGCTGCCCTTCCAGAAATACGCCACGAATCAGGACGGTGGGTGGCATAAGCTGTATTTGGCCGCCTACCGCGATTGCCAGCAATGCCCCTTAAAGGCCACCTGCATCCCCAAATCCCAGTGCAAAAAAATCGCCAAAACGATTTACGACGCGGCCTATCGCCGGGCCTGGCAACGCCAGCAGACGCGCCGGGGCCAGCGCCTACGGCGCGTCCGGCAAAGCACGGTGGAACCCGTGTTTGGCAATCTGATTCACCACTACGGTCTGCGCCGGATGAACGTGCGCGGCTTAGCCGGGGCCCACAAGACCATGCTACTCACGTCCGTCGCTTTTAATCTTAAGAAACTGCTCCGTTATCGGCACCAGCTCCACCAGAGTGCCGTTATCGCCTTGCCCCGGCCCCTGGCAGCTGCGGATACACGCTTTTGCCTGCGTAGCCGCTGGGCTAGGAAGCAGAACCTGCCTTTACGCAAGTAG
- a CDS encoding transposase: MSVLNPLVIKRFIQMHLSKGKSDRKDAQWLLRYGQQQVLKIWQPAETVLVECRQLEQVNEQLIKQKTMLSNSLEALQQQPIVSKLALKRLQQLRKTLTQQVAAVEAELLILLEQRFAAEMTLLCSIRGIGRKTAGMLLLFADGFTRLDNYRQLIAMAGLSPREHTSGTSIRGRVRITKMGGGLIRGKLFMCSFSAKRSNAACSALFDHLVAKGKNKKLALIAVCNKLLKQAFAIIKSGVPYQADFISSLT, from the coding sequence GTGTCAGTACTCAATCCACTGGTTATTAAGCGCTTCATTCAGATGCATTTAAGCAAGGGCAAAAGTGACCGCAAAGATGCCCAGTGGCTTTTGCGTTACGGTCAGCAACAAGTGTTGAAAATCTGGCAACCGGCCGAGACAGTGCTGGTCGAGTGTCGGCAGCTTGAACAGGTGAACGAGCAGCTAATCAAGCAGAAAACCATGCTTAGTAATTCGTTGGAAGCCTTACAGCAGCAACCTATTGTGAGCAAACTCGCCTTGAAACGCCTCCAGCAGTTGCGCAAGACTTTAACCCAGCAAGTAGCCGCGGTTGAAGCCGAACTATTGATCCTGTTGGAACAGCGTTTTGCCGCGGAAATGACGCTGCTGTGCTCCATTCGAGGTATCGGCCGCAAGACCGCCGGCATGTTGCTACTCTTTGCCGACGGCTTTACGCGCTTGGATAATTACAGGCAATTAATTGCGATGGCTGGCTTGTCGCCCCGCGAGCATACCTCCGGTACCAGCATCCGGGGTAGGGTGCGTATTACGAAAATGGGTGGCGGCTTGATTCGGGGCAAACTCTTCATGTGTAGCTTCTCGGCTAAAAGGTCAAATGCAGCCTGTTCCGCCCTCTTTGACCACCTCGTAGCTAAGGGCAAGAACAAGAAATTAGCGCTCATTGCCGTGTGCAACAAGCTTTTGAAACAGGCCTTTGCCATCATCAAATCAGGCGTTCCTTATCAAGCTGATTTCATCAGCTCTCTCACTTAA
- a CDS encoding phosphatase PAP2 family protein yields the protein MAAPVFLATVRRLGRRYLLLGVLLAVVVGSGGLFVEVAHELREDQLQPDHGFPFDRPILTFLHQHEGATRCALADQLSALGGPVWLSVYALAALGTGQLVRRRRYRALLFSVGAVGGTMVFNLLAKYHFDRLRPDFYHRICHETAQQLPDPSFPSGHTMASVALASTLGIVCWHTRWRWLAWGAGLLFALGVSWARLYLAAHYPSDVLAGWLATGAWVGTLYLVSSRYLGELRRLWHRLRH from the coding sequence ATGGCCGCCCCTGTTTTTTTGGCCACCGTGCGGCGGCTGGGCCGCCGCTACCTCCTGCTCGGAGTGCTACTGGCGGTGGTTGTAGGATCGGGGGGCCTATTTGTGGAAGTGGCTCACGAGCTGCGCGAGGACCAGCTTCAACCCGATCACGGCTTTCCCTTCGACCGGCCTATTCTCACCTTTTTGCACCAGCACGAGGGCGCAACCCGCTGCGCCCTGGCCGACCAGCTGAGTGCGCTGGGGGGCCCGGTGTGGCTGAGCGTGTACGCCCTGGCGGCCCTGGGCACGGGGCAACTGGTACGGCGGCGGCGCTACCGGGCGCTGCTGTTTTCGGTGGGCGCGGTAGGCGGCACAATGGTGTTCAACCTGCTGGCCAAGTATCACTTCGACCGCCTGCGGCCCGACTTTTACCACCGGATATGCCACGAAACCGCGCAGCAGCTGCCCGACCCGAGCTTTCCCAGCGGCCACACGATGGCCTCGGTGGCGCTGGCCAGCACGCTGGGCATTGTGTGCTGGCATACGCGCTGGCGCTGGTTGGCCTGGGGGGCGGGGCTGTTGTTTGCGCTGGGCGTGTCGTGGGCGCGCTTGTACCTGGCCGCGCACTACCCGTCCGATGTGCTGGCGGGTTGGCTGGCAACCGGCGCCTGGGTAGGAACATTGTACCTGGTATCATCGCGCTACCTGGGCGAGCTGCGCCGGCTGTGGCACCGGCTCCGGCACTAG
- a CDS encoding GreA/GreB family elongation factor — protein sequence MTRLDHSRLTDLVQQPHAASLAELVAVLRRELARAQLVNSYDILPHVVTMNSRIKLRKMRSDEELLFTLVYPPAVDAAQGRLSVLSPMGVAVLGCCLGDQFQPGHPTDAASYWVEAILHQPEAIGDWES from the coding sequence GTGACTCGACTGGACCACAGTCGGCTCACCGATTTGGTGCAGCAGCCGCATGCGGCCTCCCTGGCCGAGCTGGTAGCGGTATTGCGACGTGAGCTGGCGCGCGCACAACTGGTTAACTCCTATGATATTCTGCCACACGTCGTCACAATGAACTCGCGCATTAAGCTGCGCAAAATGCGGAGTGATGAGGAGTTGCTCTTTACCCTGGTGTACCCACCCGCAGTCGACGCGGCCCAGGGGCGGCTTTCAGTGCTGAGCCCGATGGGCGTGGCAGTGCTGGGCTGCTGCCTGGGCGACCAGTTTCAACCGGGCCATCCCACTGACGCAGCTAGCTACTGGGTCGAGGCCATTTTGCACCAGCCGGAGGCCATCGGCGACTGGGAGAGTTGA
- the uraH gene encoding hydroxyisourate hydrolase, whose protein sequence is MKTLFFCLLALLPLLGLAQQAPPAYQLSTHILDISQGKPAPGVTVRLEKYDDAKKTWAPVAEKQTDAAGRIGDFLPTAGQKTPATGTYKLTFLTRPYFTARQQTSFYPFIEVVFELADGAHYHVPITLSAFGYSTYRGS, encoded by the coding sequence GTGAAAACCCTCTTTTTCTGCCTGTTGGCCCTTCTGCCCCTGCTGGGCCTGGCGCAGCAAGCCCCGCCCGCCTACCAGCTCAGCACCCACATCCTCGACATCAGCCAGGGCAAACCCGCGCCCGGTGTGACGGTGCGCCTGGAGAAATACGACGACGCCAAAAAAACCTGGGCCCCGGTAGCCGAAAAGCAAACCGATGCGGCTGGCCGCATCGGCGATTTCCTGCCGACGGCCGGCCAGAAAACCCCCGCCACCGGCACCTACAAGCTCACCTTTTTGACCCGGCCCTACTTCACGGCCCGGCAGCAAACCTCCTTTTACCCCTTCATCGAAGTGGTGTTTGAGCTGGCCGATGGGGCCCACTACCACGTGCCCATTACGCTGTCGGCCTTTGGCTACTCCACGTACCGTGGCAGCTGA
- a CDS encoding amidohydrolase family protein, whose amino-acid sequence MLDLLVKNARLDDHEAGVDIGIVADKIQLLEASITAPARVVLDAEHQFVCAGFYETHIHLDKACILDRCSVVKGTKEEASEETRNAKKDFTEEDVFARASRVVEMAIKKGTMGLRTFVETDPRVGMRSFEALKRVKDAYAFAIDIELCAFAQDGLTQEMVTYDLLRQALQQGANLVGGCPYADPDPDRHVELIFDLAEEFNVNVDFHLDFDLDPAQSGIPKIAEQTRRRNYQGRVSIGHVNKLSAMPPAQRTALAQLLLQADIALTVLPATDLLMMGKEYTYLIPRGVVNANELSTLGLTTTISSNNVLNAFTPYGDASLVRMANMYANIAQLATDADIRTAYEMITTNAAKLLAKQARLRVGGPATFVLLEASSAVDVIRTIAQPLLGYKNGRPTFTNPKATIHPQS is encoded by the coding sequence ATGCTTGACCTACTAGTGAAAAACGCCCGGCTCGACGACCACGAGGCCGGTGTGGATATTGGCATCGTGGCCGATAAGATTCAGCTGCTGGAAGCCAGCATTACGGCCCCGGCCCGGGTGGTGCTGGACGCGGAACACCAGTTCGTGTGTGCGGGCTTCTACGAAACCCACATTCACCTCGACAAGGCCTGTATCCTGGACCGCTGTTCGGTGGTGAAGGGCACCAAGGAGGAGGCCTCCGAGGAAACGCGCAACGCCAAGAAGGACTTTACCGAGGAAGACGTGTTTGCACGGGCCAGCCGCGTGGTGGAGATGGCCATCAAAAAGGGCACTATGGGCCTGCGCACCTTCGTCGAAACCGACCCCCGGGTGGGCATGCGCTCGTTTGAGGCGTTGAAGCGGGTGAAGGATGCCTACGCGTTTGCCATCGACATTGAACTGTGCGCCTTTGCCCAAGATGGGCTGACGCAGGAAATGGTTACCTACGACCTGTTGCGGCAGGCCCTGCAACAGGGAGCCAACCTGGTGGGCGGCTGCCCCTACGCCGACCCCGACCCCGACCGCCACGTGGAGCTAATTTTTGACCTGGCTGAGGAATTCAACGTCAACGTCGATTTTCACCTCGACTTTGACCTCGATCCCGCCCAGTCGGGCATTCCCAAAATTGCCGAGCAAACCCGGCGTCGCAATTACCAAGGCCGCGTGTCCATCGGCCACGTCAACAAGCTGAGCGCCATGCCTCCGGCCCAGCGCACCGCGCTGGCGCAGCTGCTACTACAGGCCGACATTGCCCTCACGGTGCTGCCGGCTACCGACCTGCTGATGATGGGAAAGGAGTATACGTACCTCATTCCCAGGGGTGTAGTAAATGCCAACGAGCTAAGCACGCTGGGCCTGACGACCACTATTTCTAGTAATAACGTCCTCAACGCCTTCACGCCCTACGGCGACGCCTCGCTGGTGCGCATGGCTAATATGTACGCCAACATTGCCCAGCTCGCTACCGATGCCGACATCCGGACCGCCTATGAGATGATAACCACCAACGCCGCCAAGCTGCTCGCTAAGCAGGCCCGCCTGCGCGTGGGCGGCCCGGCCACCTTCGTGCTGCTGGAGGCCAGCAGCGCCGTGGACGTCATCCGCACCATTGCGCAGCCGCTGCTGGGCTATAAAAACGGCCGGCCCACGTTTACCAATCCGAAGGCTACCATCCACCCCCAGTCCTGA
- a CDS encoding nucleoside deaminase, whose product MHPSLTPADLLHLRHCLALATEALQAGDEPFGSILVGAGGEVLAQARNRVNELNHLAHPELELAQWAAAHLTPAARASATLYTSGEHCPMCAAAHGWVGLGKIVYLSSGEQLTQWLSELGVPEAPIRFVPVQDIIRAAEVAGPASGELLQAIKDLHVAYHTQPPGTAGRP is encoded by the coding sequence ATGCACCCCAGCCTCACCCCCGCCGACCTGCTCCACCTGCGCCACTGCCTGGCGCTAGCCACCGAAGCCCTGCAAGCCGGCGACGAGCCGTTCGGCTCCATCCTGGTGGGGGCCGGGGGCGAGGTGCTGGCCCAGGCCCGCAACCGCGTCAACGAGCTAAACCACCTGGCCCACCCCGAGCTGGAGCTGGCGCAGTGGGCGGCCGCCCACCTGACCCCCGCCGCGCGCGCCTCCGCCACCCTCTACACCAGTGGCGAGCACTGCCCCATGTGCGCCGCCGCCCACGGCTGGGTGGGCCTGGGCAAGATAGTATACCTCAGCTCGGGCGAGCAGCTAACCCAGTGGCTCAGCGAGTTGGGAGTGCCCGAGGCCCCCATTCGGTTTGTGCCGGTGCAGGATATCATCCGCGCCGCCGAGGTGGCCGGCCCGGCCAGCGGCGAGCTGCTACAGGCAATAAAGGACTTGCACGTAGCTTACCATACGCAGCCGCCGGGCACGGCGGGCCGACCGTAG
- a CDS encoding reprolysin-like metallopeptidase, protein MALFSGKTWWPGALLLVAVLTLLAFVPARAQQAWFTDQPLAQAAAARLPGARRPGRALRIDLPAVRAALRPAGAVLNLPLPGGGTQRYRVRPVPVLAPALAARFPQIQTYAAQGLDDPTATARLDVGPGGFHAQVLRAGQAYYIDPAGDSAHAVAFSRGAGAPAGGWACLTGGPGPSARLAATAGQPNGAQLRTLRLAVACTPEYSLTQGNTVASVLAAVATTVNRVGGVYERELAVRLVLVAGEDQVIFLSGAGAPVANPVYSNTNGTAMLGQNQANLDRIIGTNNYDVGHVFSTGGSGIAYVASACSATEKAGGVSGQANPAGDGFDIDYVAHEIGHQLGATHTFNGTGGDCGGAKRSPRSAYEPGSGATIMAYAGICAPENIATNSLPFFHSRSYDEILAFLDTKGTCAVVTGTGNRPPVPVAGPGYRIPRGTPFALTGRATDPDGDALTYAWEEFDRDSITSPIASPTGNAPLFRPFAPSSSPTRTFPQISDVVNNVQTIGELLPTYARRLHFRLVARDNRAGGGGVDYDSTSVAVIGTAGPFRVQQPNAASAQWQPGTAAAVAWDVAGTAGGPIGTTQVDILLSTDGGFTYPTVLLAGAPNTGTATVAVPASAPLTATARVMVRAVGNVFFDISDQNFSIVNVLATQPAAAAAGASVYPNPSTGAATLALANAQRGPVALQLLDALGRPVWAAQATKTTDNWQYPLDLGPLAAGVYSLRVALPAGALVLKVVRQ, encoded by the coding sequence ATGGCGTTGTTTTCAGGAAAGACGTGGTGGCCCGGGGCCCTGCTACTGGTGGCGGTGCTCACGCTGCTGGCCTTCGTGCCCGCCCGGGCCCAGCAGGCCTGGTTTACCGACCAGCCGCTGGCGCAAGCGGCCGCGGCCCGGCTGCCCGGCGCCCGGCGCCCGGGCCGCGCCCTGCGCATCGACCTGCCCGCCGTGCGGGCGGCCCTGCGGCCGGCCGGCGCAGTGCTGAACCTGCCCCTGCCCGGGGGCGGCACCCAGCGCTACCGGGTGCGGCCGGTGCCGGTACTGGCCCCGGCGCTGGCCGCGCGCTTCCCCCAAATCCAGACCTACGCGGCCCAGGGCCTCGACGACCCCACCGCCACCGCCCGCCTCGACGTGGGACCCGGTGGCTTCCACGCCCAGGTGCTCCGTGCCGGCCAGGCCTACTACATCGACCCGGCCGGCGACAGCGCCCACGCCGTAGCGTTCAGCCGGGGCGCCGGGGCCCCGGCCGGCGGCTGGGCGTGCCTGACGGGCGGCCCGGGCCCCAGCGCGCGGCTGGCGGCCACGGCCGGGCAGCCCAACGGCGCGCAGCTGCGCACGCTGCGGCTGGCGGTGGCGTGCACGCCGGAATACTCGCTCACCCAGGGCAATACCGTGGCGAGTGTGCTGGCCGCCGTGGCCACCACCGTCAACCGCGTGGGCGGCGTGTACGAGCGCGAGCTGGCTGTGCGCCTGGTGCTGGTAGCGGGCGAAGACCAGGTAATTTTCCTCAGCGGCGCAGGGGCCCCAGTGGCCAACCCCGTGTATTCCAACACCAACGGCACGGCCATGCTAGGGCAAAACCAGGCCAACCTCGACCGCATCATCGGCACGAATAATTACGACGTGGGGCATGTGTTCAGCACGGGCGGCAGCGGCATTGCCTACGTGGCCTCGGCCTGCAGCGCCACCGAAAAGGCCGGCGGCGTGAGCGGCCAGGCCAACCCCGCCGGCGACGGCTTCGACATCGACTATGTGGCCCACGAAATCGGGCACCAGCTCGGGGCCACCCACACCTTCAACGGCACCGGGGGCGACTGCGGCGGCGCCAAACGCTCGCCCCGCTCGGCCTACGAGCCGGGCAGCGGCGCCACCATTATGGCCTACGCCGGCATCTGCGCCCCCGAGAACATCGCTACCAACAGCCTGCCCTTCTTCCACTCGCGCAGCTACGACGAAATCCTGGCTTTCCTGGATACTAAGGGTACTTGCGCCGTAGTTACGGGCACCGGCAACCGCCCGCCGGTGCCCGTGGCAGGCCCCGGCTACCGCATCCCGCGGGGCACGCCCTTCGCCCTCACCGGCCGGGCTACCGACCCCGATGGCGACGCCCTGACCTACGCCTGGGAGGAGTTTGACCGGGATTCCATCACCTCGCCCATCGCCAGCCCCACCGGCAACGCGCCGCTGTTCCGGCCCTTCGCGCCCAGCTCCTCGCCCACCCGCACGTTCCCGCAAATCAGCGACGTGGTGAACAACGTGCAAACCATCGGCGAGCTACTGCCGACCTACGCCCGGCGGCTGCACTTCCGCCTGGTGGCCCGCGACAACCGCGCCGGCGGCGGCGGCGTCGATTACGATTCAACCAGCGTAGCCGTGATTGGAACTGCGGGGCCCTTTCGGGTGCAGCAGCCCAACGCCGCCAGCGCGCAGTGGCAGCCCGGCACCGCCGCCGCCGTGGCCTGGGACGTGGCCGGCACGGCCGGGGGCCCCATCGGCACGACGCAGGTCGATATTTTGCTGAGCACCGACGGCGGCTTCACCTATCCCACCGTGCTGCTGGCCGGGGCCCCCAACACCGGCACGGCCACGGTGGCCGTGCCTGCCAGCGCGCCCCTCACCGCCACGGCCCGGGTGATGGTGCGGGCCGTAGGCAACGTCTTCTTCGACATTTCCGACCAGAATTTTAGCATCGTGAACGTGCTGGCCACGCAGCCCGCCGCCGCCGCGGCCGGGGCCTCGGTGTACCCCAACCCCAGCACTGGCGCGGCCACCCTGGCCCTCGCCAACGCCCAGCGGGGCCCCGTGGCCCTGCAACTCCTCGATGCGCTGGGCCGCCCCGTGTGGGCCGCCCAGGCCACCAAAACCACCGACAACTGGCAGTACCCGCTCGACCTGGGGCCCTTGGCGGCGGGCGTGTACTCCCTGCGCGTGGCCCTACCCGCGGGGGCCCTGGTACTGAAGGTAGTGCGGCAGTAG
- a CDS encoding MFS transporter has product MAPLTAAAAPATRPYTAGFWLMCLSSFLFFASFNLLLPELPDHLTRLGGGEYKGFIIALFTLTAGLSRPFSGKLADTVGRIPVMVFGSLVCFICGFFYPFALTVTGFLGLRLLHGFSTGFKPTGTAAFIADIVPVARRGEAMGLLGVTGSLGMAAGPAFGSWVAEHYSLNTMFYCSSGLALLSLLVQGTLTETLPKAQRQRFRFSLLKLNWSEVLEPRVFAPALITLLCLFPYGAVLTVIPDQSRLLGLAGPTKGLFYICFTVASLAVRLVAGKSSDTYGRVAVLRWSAGVLAAGLALLVWAPSVPVFLAGAVVFGLGTGLNSPTLYAWTIDLSHPERRGRGVATMYIALETGIGLGALLAGWVFDNQPGRLPWVHAASLASVLGALAFLLLRRPDEVPAHAA; this is encoded by the coding sequence ATGGCCCCCCTTACCGCTGCTGCTGCCCCTGCCACCCGGCCGTACACCGCCGGCTTCTGGCTGATGTGTTTGTCATCGTTTCTGTTTTTTGCCAGCTTCAACCTGCTGCTGCCCGAGCTGCCCGACCACCTCACGCGGTTGGGCGGGGGCGAGTACAAGGGCTTCATCATTGCACTGTTCACCCTCACGGCGGGCTTGAGCCGGCCGTTCAGCGGTAAGCTGGCCGATACGGTGGGGCGCATTCCAGTGATGGTGTTCGGGTCGCTGGTCTGCTTCATCTGCGGGTTTTTCTACCCGTTTGCGCTCACGGTCACCGGGTTTCTGGGGCTGCGGCTGCTGCACGGGTTCAGCACGGGCTTCAAGCCCACGGGCACGGCCGCGTTCATCGCCGACATCGTGCCCGTGGCGCGGCGCGGCGAGGCCATGGGCCTGCTCGGCGTAACGGGCAGCCTGGGCATGGCCGCCGGCCCGGCCTTCGGTTCGTGGGTGGCCGAGCACTACTCGCTGAACACCATGTTCTACTGCTCCAGCGGGTTGGCGCTGCTCTCGCTGCTGGTGCAGGGCACCCTCACCGAAACGCTGCCCAAGGCCCAGCGGCAGCGCTTCCGCTTCTCGCTGCTCAAGCTGAACTGGAGCGAAGTGCTGGAGCCGCGGGTGTTTGCGCCAGCCTTGATCACGCTGCTGTGCCTGTTCCCCTACGGGGCGGTGCTGACGGTGATACCCGACCAGAGCCGGCTGCTGGGCCTGGCGGGGCCCACCAAGGGCTTGTTCTACATCTGCTTCACGGTGGCCTCGCTGGCGGTGCGGCTGGTGGCGGGCAAATCGTCGGATACCTACGGCCGGGTGGCGGTACTGCGGTGGTCGGCGGGCGTTTTGGCCGCGGGGCTGGCGCTGCTGGTCTGGGCCCCGTCGGTGCCGGTGTTTCTGGCCGGGGCGGTGGTGTTTGGGCTGGGCACGGGCCTGAACTCGCCCACGCTCTACGCCTGGACCATCGACCTGAGCCACCCCGAGCGCCGGGGCCGCGGCGTGGCCACCATGTACATCGCCCTTGAAACCGGCATCGGCCTGGGGGCCCTGCTCGCCGGCTGGGTGTTTGACAACCAGCCCGGCCGCCTGCCGTGGGTGCACGCCGCCAGCCTGGCCAGCGTACTGGGGGCCCTGGCATTTTTGCTACTGCGGCGCCCGGATGAGGTGCCGGCCCACGCGGCCTGA
- a CDS encoding XRE family transcriptional regulator, translated as MFTRRAILSRPTYWLTEIRMDLMRAVEDYMQTHNMNRRQLAEHLECSPGYVSQMLNGDTNVSLEKLCDVALAVGKVPSVKFEDLDIVLSRDAIQCETSYEVDSTKSDSVHLIYKKPMRIFSTTESLIEA; from the coding sequence ATGTTTACTCGTCGCGCCATCCTCTCCCGCCCCACCTACTGGCTTACTGAAATTCGCATGGATTTGATGCGGGCAGTAGAAGATTACATGCAAACCCACAACATGAATCGGCGGCAGTTAGCCGAACACCTAGAATGTTCGCCCGGCTATGTTTCTCAGATGCTCAACGGCGACACTAATGTGTCATTAGAGAAGCTCTGCGACGTCGCTTTGGCTGTTGGCAAAGTACCATCTGTCAAGTTTGAAGACTTGGACATTGTGCTCAGCCGCGACGCTATTCAGTGTGAAACTTCTTACGAGGTAGATAGTACCAAATCCGATTCTGTCCATCTGATTTACAAAAAGCCCATGCGTATCTTTTCCACTACCGAATCTTTGATAGAGGCGTAA
- a CDS encoding SGNH/GDSL hydrolase family protein, whose protein sequence is MLPSPLPRPGALPAAASARFTMKMLNKYVLLAFCGLGLSAAPAAVAAKGGNILPAKGLTAYGRYRLTEAKQLELISSAVHFGFSFEGTQCEIFASLPGADDHNYLQYELDGVYQRRLRIDGSSKSPLVLTAPGPGRHTVWVYKATEAHTGPIFVQKITGKQLKALREPAAPLIEFIGNSITCGAAMDASEVPCGTGAYHDQHNAYQAYGPRVARALKTRFVLSSVSGIGAYRNWNSDGPTMPQVYEKTDFQEASPQRWDFSTFTPKVVSIALGTNDFSNGDGKRPRLPFDSAQFVGRYLDLVTLVKAKYPKARIALLSSPMVNGQNRTKLQNCLTAIKTNTDAAHPADQPVALFFFQPMQPRGCGGHPNVEDHAIMAKELEPFFRPLVAGK, encoded by the coding sequence GTGCTACCTTCGCCACTGCCGCGCCCGGGGGCCCTCCCCGCGGCGGCGTCCGCCCGCTTCACCATGAAAATGCTCAACAAATACGTACTCCTCGCTTTCTGCGGCCTGGGCCTGAGTGCCGCGCCCGCCGCCGTGGCCGCAAAAGGCGGCAATATCTTGCCGGCCAAAGGGTTGACCGCCTACGGCCGCTACCGCCTCACCGAGGCCAAGCAGCTGGAGCTTATCAGCTCGGCGGTGCACTTCGGGTTCAGTTTCGAGGGTACGCAGTGCGAAATCTTTGCGTCCCTGCCGGGTGCTGATGACCACAACTACCTGCAATACGAGCTGGACGGCGTGTACCAGCGCCGCCTGCGCATCGATGGCAGCTCGAAAAGCCCGCTGGTGCTCACGGCCCCCGGCCCGGGCCGGCACACGGTGTGGGTGTATAAGGCCACCGAGGCCCACACGGGGCCCATCTTCGTCCAGAAAATAACGGGCAAGCAGCTGAAAGCCCTGCGCGAGCCGGCCGCGCCGCTCATCGAATTCATCGGCAACAGCATCACCTGCGGCGCGGCCATGGACGCCTCGGAAGTGCCCTGCGGCACTGGCGCCTACCACGACCAGCACAATGCTTACCAGGCCTACGGCCCCCGGGTGGCCCGGGCCTTGAAAACGCGCTTCGTGCTGAGCAGCGTGAGCGGCATCGGCGCCTACCGCAACTGGAATAGCGACGGGCCCACCATGCCCCAGGTGTACGAAAAAACGGATTTTCAGGAAGCCAGCCCGCAGCGCTGGGACTTCAGCACCTTCACGCCCAAAGTTGTCAGTATTGCGCTGGGCACCAACGACTTCAGCAACGGTGACGGCAAGCGCCCGCGCCTGCCTTTCGACAGTGCCCAGTTCGTGGGCCGCTACCTTGACTTGGTGACGCTGGTGAAAGCGAAGTACCCCAAGGCTCGCATTGCCCTGCTCAGCAGCCCGATGGTCAACGGCCAAAACCGCACGAAGCTGCAAAACTGCCTGACGGCCATCAAAACCAACACCGACGCCGCCCACCCCGCCGACCAGCCCGTAGCCCTGTTCTTCTTTCAGCCCATGCAGCCCCGCGGCTGCGGCGGCCACCCCAACGTGGAAGACCACGCCATCATGGCCAAGGAATTGGAGCCCTTCTTCCGCCCACTGGTAGCGGGGAAGTAG